The proteins below come from a single Xyrauchen texanus isolate HMW12.3.18 chromosome 1, RBS_HiC_50CHRs, whole genome shotgun sequence genomic window:
- the LOC127648654 gene encoding apoptosis-associated speck-like protein containing a CARD, with amino-acid sequence GTAGAEFVEKHRTDLINRVSLVEPIADYLKAQIGDEKYTIILQSGTSHEKMRNLLSFLTTPTLKEKLYQSLLKHEPYLVDDLENSG; translated from the exons GGGCTGAGTTTGTGGAGAAGCACAGAACTGACTTGATCAACAGAGTTTCTCTGGTGGAGCCCATTGCAGATTACCTGAAAGCTCAGATTGGTGATGAGAAATACACAATCATCTTACAGTCAGGAACATCCCATGAGAAAATGAGAAATCTTCTGTCTTTCCTGACAACACCTACACTGAAAGAGAAACTTTACCAAAGCCTTTTAAAACATGAGCCCTACCTTGTAGATGATTTGGAAAATTCTGG CTGA